A single genomic interval of Cucumis sativus cultivar 9930 chromosome 7, Cucumber_9930_V3, whole genome shotgun sequence harbors:
- the LOC101210184 gene encoding GDSL lipase isoform X2 produces MKIPNLHFLFLIFTAVFFIAQSSLIDDVSSPEKRLAFFIFGDSLFDPGNNNFINTTEDFRANFTPYGESFFKTPTGRFSDGRLVPDFVAEYANLPLIPAYLDPHNKRYIHGVNFASGGGGALVETHRGFAIDIETQLRYFKKVERSIRKKLGDWRAYNLFSNSVYLFSIGGNDYIVPFEGSPIFDKYTEREYVNMVIGNATAVLEEIYKKGGRKFAFVAVPPLGCLPHIRLVKKAGGHGSCWDEPSALVRLHNKLLPGALQKLADKLQGFKYTVGDTYTMLQNRIDNPSKYDLRHIDLEV; encoded by the exons atgaagattccAAACTtacatttccttttcttaatcTTCACCGCAGTTTTCTTCATCGCACAAAGTTCTCTAATCGACGATGTTTCTTCACCGGAAAAACGCCTTGCCTTCTTCATATTTGGCGATTCCCTTTTCGATCCTGGAAACAACAATTTCATCAACACCACCGAAGATTTCCGCGCTAACTTCACGCCCTACGGTGAATCGTTCTTCAAAACTCCGACCGGAAGGTTCTCCGACGGCCGTCTCGTGCCTGATTTCGTCG CGGAGTATGCGAATCTGCCTTTGATTCCGGCGTATTTAGATCCTCACAACAAACGATACATCCATGGTGTTAATTTTGCATCCGGTGGAGGCGGCGCTTTGGTTGAAACTCATCGAGGATTC gCGATAGACATTGAAACTCAACTTAGGTATTTCAAGAAGGTGGAGAGATCGATAAGGAAGAAGCTGGGGGATTGGAGAGCGTATAATTTGTTTTCGAATTCGGTGTATTTGTTCAGTATCGGAGGAAATGATTACATCGTTCCGTTTGAAGGCTCCCCTATTTTTGATAAGTACACTGAAAGAGAGTACGTGAATATGGTGATCGGAAATGCCACGGCGGTGCTCGAG GAAATATACAAGAAAGGGGGAAGGAAATTTGCGTTTGTCGCGGTGCCTCCTTTAGGTTGTTTACCACACATAAGATTAGTGAAAAAGGCCGGCGGCCATGGAAGCTGTTGGGATGAACCTTCAGCGCTTGTAAGGCTTCACAATAAGCTTCTTCCTGGTGCTCTTCAGAAACTTGCTGACAAACTCCAAGGATTCAAATACACCGTTGGTGATACCTATACTATGCTTCAAAACAGAATAGATAACCCTTCAAAATATG ATTTACGCCATATTGACTTGGAAGTATGA
- the LOC101213754 gene encoding GDSL lipase: protein MDQFHKMKIPSIFHFLFLILSTFFFIAQPSRIHNVSSSQNRLAFFVFGDSFVDSGNNNFINTTQTFRANFTPYGQTFFKSPTGRFSDGRIMPDFIAEYANLPLIPPYLDPHNKLYIHGVNFASGGAGVLVDTHPGFAIGMETQLRYFKKVERSMRKKLGDSIAYDLFSNSVYFFHVGGNDYKIPFEDSSVHEKYNETEHVYTVIGNLTAVVEEIYKKGGRKFAFVAIPPLGCLPNTRLLKKEGDGSCWDEISALAILHNNLFPIALQKFADKFPGFKYTVADMYTLLQNRIDNPSKYGFKEGKKACCGSGSFGGIYSCGGMMRGMKEFELCENPKEYLFFDSYHPNERAYEQFAKLMWSGDSQVIKPYNLKQFFQYGSLQSFEH from the exons ATGGATCAGTTTCATAAGATGAAGATACCATCAATCttccatttccttttcttaatcctttccacatttttcttcatcGCTCAACCCTCTCGAATCCACAATGTTTCTTCATCGCAAAATCGCCTCGCCTTCTTCGTATTCGGCGATTCCTTTGTCGATTCCGGTAACAACAATTTCATCAACACCACCCAAACTTTCCGCGCCAATTTCACCCCCTACGGCCAAACTTTCTTCAAATCTCCAACAGGAAGATTCTCCGACGGCCGTATCATGCCAGATTTCATCG CGGAGTATGCGAATCTGCCTTTGATTCCGCCGTATTTAGATCCTCACAACAAACTCTACATCCATGGTGTGAATTTTGCATCCGGTGGAGCCGGTGTTTTGGTTGACACTCATCCAGGATTC gcgATAGGCATGGAAACTCAACTTAGGTATTTCAAGAAAGTGGAGAGATCGATGAGAAAGAAGCTAGGGGATTCAATAGCGTATGATTTGTTTTCGAACTCTGTTTACTTCTTTCACGTCGGAGGAAATGATTACAAGATTCCGTTTGAAGACTCCTCTGTTCATGAGAAGTACAACGAAACAGAGCACGTTTATACGGTCATCGGAAACCTCACGGCGGTGGTCGAA gaaatatacaaaaaaggaGGAAGGAAATTTGCGTTTGTGGCGATTCCTCCTTTAGGTTGTTTGCCAAACACAAGATTATTGAAAAAGGAAGGCGATGGAAGCTGTTGGGATGAAATTTCAGCACTTGCAATCCTTCACAATAACCTTTTTCCTATTGCTCTTCAAAAATTTGCTGACAAATTTCCAGGATTCAAATACACCGTTGCCGATATGTATACTCTCCTTCAAAACAGAATCGACAACCCTTCAAAATATG GTTTCAAGGAAGGGAAGAAAGCATGTTGTGGAAGTGGAAGTTTTGGAGGAATATATAGCTGTGGAGGAATGATGAGAGGAATGAAAGAGTTTGAGTTATGtgaaaatccaaaagaatatttgttttttgattCATATCATCCAAATGAAAGAGCTTATGAACAATTTGCAAAGCTAATGTGGAGTGGAGATTCCCAAGTCATAAAGCCTTACAAcctcaaacaattttttcaatatggaTCATTACAATCTTTTGAACATTGA
- the LOC101210184 gene encoding GDSL lipase isoform X1 yields MKIPNLHFLFLIFTAVFFIAQSSLIDDVSSPEKRLAFFIFGDSLFDPGNNNFINTTEDFRANFTPYGESFFKTPTGRFSDGRLVPDFVAEYANLPLIPAYLDPHNKRYIHGVNFASGGGGALVETHRGFAIDIETQLRYFKKVERSIRKKLGDWRAYNLFSNSVYLFSIGGNDYIVPFEGSPIFDKYTEREYVNMVIGNATAVLEEIYKKGGRKFAFVAVPPLGCLPHIRLVKKAGGHGSCWDEPSALVRLHNKLLPGALQKLADKLQGFKYTVGDTYTMLQNRIDNPSKYGFKEEKTACCGSGKFRGIYSCGGMRGVKEFELCENPNEYLFFDSYHPNERAYEQFAKLMWSGDSQVINPYSLKQFFQYASSQP; encoded by the exons atgaagattccAAACTtacatttccttttcttaatcTTCACCGCAGTTTTCTTCATCGCACAAAGTTCTCTAATCGACGATGTTTCTTCACCGGAAAAACGCCTTGCCTTCTTCATATTTGGCGATTCCCTTTTCGATCCTGGAAACAACAATTTCATCAACACCACCGAAGATTTCCGCGCTAACTTCACGCCCTACGGTGAATCGTTCTTCAAAACTCCGACCGGAAGGTTCTCCGACGGCCGTCTCGTGCCTGATTTCGTCG CGGAGTATGCGAATCTGCCTTTGATTCCGGCGTATTTAGATCCTCACAACAAACGATACATCCATGGTGTTAATTTTGCATCCGGTGGAGGCGGCGCTTTGGTTGAAACTCATCGAGGATTC gCGATAGACATTGAAACTCAACTTAGGTATTTCAAGAAGGTGGAGAGATCGATAAGGAAGAAGCTGGGGGATTGGAGAGCGTATAATTTGTTTTCGAATTCGGTGTATTTGTTCAGTATCGGAGGAAATGATTACATCGTTCCGTTTGAAGGCTCCCCTATTTTTGATAAGTACACTGAAAGAGAGTACGTGAATATGGTGATCGGAAATGCCACGGCGGTGCTCGAG GAAATATACAAGAAAGGGGGAAGGAAATTTGCGTTTGTCGCGGTGCCTCCTTTAGGTTGTTTACCACACATAAGATTAGTGAAAAAGGCCGGCGGCCATGGAAGCTGTTGGGATGAACCTTCAGCGCTTGTAAGGCTTCACAATAAGCTTCTTCCTGGTGCTCTTCAGAAACTTGCTGACAAACTCCAAGGATTCAAATACACCGTTGGTGATACCTATACTATGCTTCAAAACAGAATAGATAACCCTTCAAAATATG GTTTCAAGGAAGAGAAAACAGCATGTTGTGGAAGTGGGAAATTTAGAGGAATATATAGCTGTGGAGGAATGAGAGGAGTGAAAGAGTTTGAGTTATGTGAAAATCcaaatgaatatttgttttttgattCATATCATCCAAATGAAAGAGCTTATGAACAATTTGCAAAGCTAATGTGGAGTGGAGACTCCCAAGTCATCAACCCTTACAGCCTCAAACAATTCTTTCAATATGCTTCATCACAACCTTGA
- the LOC101214000 gene encoding uncharacterized protein LOC101214000 produces MDVLEFQTPFSHRFCCKQICTLYTLKRFCFFLLFLAIFSIIAIAIAALPVIFLLKPREPIFSLHSVRLDWYNITIRSGSPILSSVFTLTLNSQNPNKLGIKYSPSRLLLIYDESAVIGTIRVPEVFQPARSGERIVRTRLLLHQLDVDLLETTREFVEMKIIGDVGVELFVLHMKVIKMKVALKCDVDIDYRKLNFREEILGNGESVGKALDSIPSNSKTMSSKCGIAFYL; encoded by the exons ATGGATGTTCTTGAATTCCAAACTCCATTTTCCCATCGCTTTTGCTGCAAACAGATCTGTACGCTTTATACTTTAAAACGATTCtgctttttccttctcttcctcGCTATCTTTTCAATCATCGCCATTGCAATCGCCGCTTTGCCTGTAATTTTCTTGTTGAAGCCTCGAGAACccattttttctctccattcaGTGCGATTGGATTGGTACAACATTACCATCAGATCTGGATCTCCAATTCTCTCATCTGTTTTCACTCTGACTCTCAATTCCCAAAACCCTAACAAACTCGGAATCAAGTACAGCCCGTCAAGGCTTCTCTTGATCTACGATGAATCCGCCGTGATCGGAACGATTCGAGTCCCGGAAGTGTTCCAGCCTGCTCGTAGCGGGGAACGGATTGTTCGAACCCGTCTGTTGTTGCATCAATTGGATGTGGATTTGTTGGAGACGACGAGAGAAtttgttgaaatgaaaattattggtGATGTTGGTGTAGAGCTGTTTGTGCTTCACATGAAGGTGATTAAGATGAAG GTTGCTTTAAAATGCGATGTGGATATTGATTACAGAAAGCTTAATTTCAGAGAAGAAATACTTGGCAATGGAGAATCTGTAGGAAAAGCTTTG GATTCAATTCCTTCAAACTCCAAGACAATGTCTTCAAAGTGTGGGATCGCTTTTTACTTATGA